The Callospermophilus lateralis isolate mCalLat2 chromosome 4, mCalLat2.hap1, whole genome shotgun sequence genomic interval aatagtaaaaattggaggGGGAAAATGACATATACAACACAAgtataatatactattcagatgcCCCAGTcctcaaaatactaattcatgcaaagtacttggtttcacatatgctggggATGTTAGGGTGGGAGAATAGAGGGGggtgaagaaaaagagaaaaaaaaaaaatcttaaaggaagaaaccaggattgttaattgttttggttggagattagtatctttcctgctttccTTGTCATTTAATAGGTGGGATtgtctgttgttagctggtatctcGCCCTCAGGATGCTGAAGATAACCAGGGTGGGAAGGCTGGTTTTGGTGCAGGGCACCTAGAAGTGAGGTGTGGCACCTGTCAGTCCCTGAAGAGAGACTGCAGCTCAAGGGTCTTTTTTGGGGGTCCACTCGTATGACTTGAGCACCCTGTTCTTTCTGCCTATCTTGCCTGAGgatttcccagttcctggtctctctgtTAGTCTCCAAACTGTTGcaccctctccttctcccttagTGGTTCCCAGTTAAGGGGCCTCTCTCACTGGGGCCCCTGTGGGTGGCACCCTGGTAACACTGTGCACTCCTCTGAGAGCTGTTTTGTGTTGGTCTGTTACTGTTCCAATTTGGGAGCTGCGTCACCAAAGATGGTGAGAAatgtgacccaagatggaggtgggctGTTTCCAGTGCCAAGTGTCTGGTCAGTGGTGGGAGCTGGGCGATGGTGTTGTGCAATATGTTCACAGATGAGCTTGGTGTGCTGTCTTCAGAGCTGTCTTCAGAGCTTGTGGAATGTCCCCTGGTACAGGCAGACTACCATATGTAGGGGACTATGGCAGTAGCTACTTATATGATGAAGGCTGCTACATTTGTAGACGAGGACCACAGGGGAGTGGTACCCCTATGAGTGGGTAGCAGCTGAGTGTCCTGCATGGGAgtgtgctgagagccacagccaagtaggcatgacgcatggcattttggtttgaaaggtgaccctgatcagggattagggtggctccaggtttagggtggatcctgctgggaatagggtggctccaggtttagggtggatcctgctggaatagggtggctccaggtttagggcggatcctgctggaatagggtggctccaggtttagggcggatcctgctgggatttgggcatatcctgctgcctcaggtgcccactcctggagttcccattgagttctcaaggggttctgagagaattggtatgcagagcctggtggagggagtgtatttttcccagaacgtgcgtgtagagtgctggtgagagttcgggaataaagagttgctgtttcaaTCTAtaaggctttgtggtggctcaattattttgtgcccagccagactgcggaagGAGTGGAGTGGCATCTGGGAGTTCTGTGGCAGTGCTGATGTGGTGATCCTGCTAAGGCTCTCGGAAACTCTGTGTGGGCTAGCAGTTGGGTATTGGGTGTGGGGAGTCAGAAGTCCTGCTCTAATGCTGAGGCCCAGAGCCCTTCATGGAAGCACCGCACTGGTGATTTTTGCAGGAGAACAGCTGTGTAGGTGTCCTCTATCACTCTCAGAGAAGCAGTATTCCCACTAGTTGAGAGGTTATGCATAGTAAAAACatctaaaacaaatttatttttctatcattACTAATACTTTCATTTACCAGAGAGAAGCATCACTTTCTGGATGGTGTTCTTAAAGGCTTGTTTCACTTGCTGATTCCTCAGAGAGTATATAAATGGATTCATCATGGCAGCAACAGAAGTATTGAGAATAGCAACTCCTTTGGATAATGATGCTCTTTCTCTTGCAGAGGGATTAAGATAAATGAATATGCAACTTCCATAAGAGATGGAAATGACAATCATGTGAGAAGAACATGTAGAAAATGCCTGTTTTCTCTGACTGGCAGAAGAAAGTTTCAATATTGTCCTCATGATGAAAATGTAGGATAGAATTATTAATGCCAAAGTGGAAAGCAGAATCACTACTGCAGAGTAAAGTTCAATCACCTCTAGGAGCCATTTGTCTGAGCAGGACAAGTTCAATAAAGTGAAGTAGTCACAAGCAAAGTGATCAATGACATTGGAGCCACAGTAATCTAACTGGAGAAAAATAATAACTGGTGGGAAGATGTTTAAGAATTCTGCCAGCCAAGCACAAAAGACAAGCAATATGCAAACTCTCTTGTTCATGATGGTAGTATAATGCAGGGGTTTGCAGATGGCTACATAGTGATCATAAGACATGGTCATTAGAAGGTAAAATTCAGTTGTACCCaagaagatggagaaaaacagCTGAGACATGCAATCATTATATGAAATTCTTTTGTCTTTAATAATAATTATGCCCAGGAATCTAGGGATACAGACAGTTGTAAAGGTGATTTCTAATACAGAGAAGTTCCTGAGGAAGAAATACAAAGGAGTCTGTAGATGGGAGTCCACCAAAGTGAGAGTGATGATTGTCAGATTTCCAGCGACACTcaatatatatgtgataattaaaCAGGTGAAAATCACAACCTGAAGCTCTGGGTCACCTGATAGCCCTACTAGAATGAATTCTGTGGGTACAGTGTGGTTTTCATTGCCAATACTTTTTTCCACTTGGTTAGAACATAAAATGTATGTTCCCCTATAATGTAAAAATATTAGCAAGAGATTAAAAATAGGGCAAAACACTTTAAAAAGATTCATAAAGATGAgttttatgtaaaataaaaagaaacattgtCCTCATCAGTATCCCTCTCCCATTTCCATTGTATCTCACATCCAAATAATGTATATTACCGAAGTCAAACATTGATCTCTCTGCATTGAAAATTCACTATTACAGGCCATGTACAAAAGATTACAGTGATAATATTTAAATTGAAGCTATTTCTtgcaatatttctttaaaattaagtttttatttatttacaaaaatatttattttataaaatacatgAAACTATTGTAATTGATGTTTTTCTTTCCTCAATATTACAAAACTAATCTAGAATACAGTACAATTGAaataagagtttgaaagtcttcaAAGTTTATTTAGGTTTCTATTTTGAGAAACTCAGTCCCCTGTAGCTTAGGCAACTTTCACAGGTTTAACAGCCAGTCACTGTAATAATCATCTCACTTTAGAAACTACAAGTTTATTCATGGAAATGTGTTAGCATCCTTTCCTAAATTTCCAACTGTACAGTCTGGCTAATGCAATTACCCTCCTTGACTCATTTATTTTTCTAGCAAAAGGAATAAAAGGACAAGAAAAAGATACTCCTTTCAATCATTGCCTAGAAGTATTTTAATTCATAAAATGCGTGATTCAATCATTTTCACAATATGGCTGTAGCAAATGAACAATTGGATGATCAAAATAGCATTTACTGGGAAGAAGATATTCTTTCAGTTAGAGAATGCCCTGTTTAAATCCTATCTCCATCACAGCATAGCATTTAAACatagggaaaaaataataaaaatagaaatcccgGTCTGTTGCTGTGCTCTCTTGGGATCCCATTGATGGTATTCCCAGTAATAAATAACAAGTAAATTTGTAATTctctaaaataatatatattccatTTCTCCATTTATACATTTCAAAATACACTTTGCACATACAATTGTAGATTTAGAACCCttgtaatattaaaaattaaataattgaagAATAACTAGCTTACTTTCTGTTCTTGATGATTAATTCTGAAATGCTACCACCTGGGTTTCTTAAATAATCATATTTCACAGCTGGTCAATGGGTTCAGCAACTTCTTTGATTTCCTTTGTACTCTCAAAACAAATGGGGTGATTTAAGCTTTTCATGGACCTCTGAAATTTCATTCACCTTAATTAGAGACCAGTAATATTTGACCAATAAGATGATTAGTTCTTTTAAAAGTAAACTTCTTGGAACATTTTATAATATTTCAATTAATCCTATGTTTCTGTCTCTCACAAGATCCACGTGTAAACAGATTTAAGTTTATGCTGACTAAACTACTCTTCCATTTGTCCCTTTTTATACAATacaaaatacttattaaaaacattttctttgccTTTACACAactgttttaaataaatattttgtaaacCTATAATCCTACATGCATGTAATATCTTTCATAGACATCAGAGCTTGttacattttcctgaaaatgttgATTTgtacaatataaaataaaaactatttcaaTCTATGTATGTTATACTAGTGTAGTTGGACTTATTTTTATCTGTCTCTTATAACCTTGGGAATTCGTTTAGTAAATGAAGAGTGCCAAGGAGAGTCATTATTAAAAATACAGATGAATCATTGCATTGTGTTTTTTTATTAACATTGATAAGAAAGTATAAAATGTATTGATGTTAATAAGGCATGTATATAAATAACATGTGATATTGGGTATACAAAAGTGTGATTTAGAATTTGATTTTCCTATTGCTGTTTGAAGTTATACCATTTTCTTTGAGAAATTCTGGGCCTGTTTTCAGGAATGTTAGCATATTTGCATCCCTTGAATTTTGACAACCTGGTCAAATCTTCTTTACAATAACACAGGGAGATGGTGGAAAATGCTACTTGAGTTTCTAGTCTGACTTAAGTGTCTTCTGAAATGGCCAGTGTTAAGGATCTATGATGAGTGTTATCCCTCTATCCTCATTTACATTTGGGGAGAGCCTTCTTATGCCCATAACTAATGTTATACCAATATTTTCTAAAAGTTGCATTTACTTTCCTTTATTGTATTATATACTTTAATTGAACTGTTGCTTATAGTTATGCATATGACATCCTCTTATTGCAAAAATAGTTGGTATTAAATATCTAAACTTATAAAATTGTTCTATGTACAATAGATATGAATTTTATAACTAGAAAAATATAATATCACAAACCATATATAAGTATAGATGCAACAAACATTTTCTATTTAGctgtttcttcttatttttcatatataacaaatacACACAAGGCATGTGTGTATTAAATTTCAGAAGTGTTATCTCTGATGGATTGGAACATGAGAGTATCTGGAAGTAGGacaaaggagagaaaataagaaaagatGAGTAAGCCACTAGTGAACTTGAAGAAAAATGCAATGGCATTGAGTTCTGTTGAAT includes:
- the LOC143398484 gene encoding olfactory receptor 6C3-like — its product is MNLFKVFCPIFNLLLIFLHYRGTYILCSNQVEKSIGNENHTVPTEFILVGLSGDPELQVVIFTCLIITYILSVAGNLTIITLTLVDSHLQTPLYFFLRNFSVLEITFTTVCIPRFLGIIIIKDKRISYNDCMSQLFFSIFLGTTEFYLLMTMSYDHYVAICKPLHYTTIMNKRVCILLVFCAWLAEFLNIFPPVIIFLQLDYCGSNVIDHFACDYFTLLNLSCSDKWLLEVIELYSAVVILLSTLALIILSYIFIMRTILKLSSASQRKQAFSTCSSHMIVISISYGSCIFIYLNPSARERASLSKGVAILNTSVAAMMNPFIYSLRNQQVKQAFKNTIQKVMLLSGK